The Ornithinimicrobium faecis genome includes a window with the following:
- the putP gene encoding sodium/proline symporter PutP: MSEQTYQLIAIGVYFALMLGIGFYAYRQTSDLGDYMLAGRNLPPGVAALSAGASDMSGWLLMGLPGAIYATGLVEAWIAIGLTVGAYLNWKFVAPRLRSYTEVSNNSITVPSFLENRFKDHSHALRLTAGIIILVFFTFYVSSGMVAGGVFFESSFNSNYLTGMLLVAGVTLLYTLFGGFLGASLTDVAQGLLMLAALILVPIVTIFSMGGFGEVFSSIDAADAAFNATVSDPADELNRTSLLFGGTLLGIISAAAWGLGYFGQPHIIVRFMALRSAADAKAGRRIGISWMVLVACGAIVTGLIGVGYFYTSGEELANPETVFLRLSQIMFHPIIAGFVLAAVLAAIMSTLSSQLIVCSSALVEDIWKIFGKEATAAQQVMLGRLGVLAVAVIAGLLAIDPQSNILGLVGFAWAGFGAAFGPVILLSLFWRRLTSMGALCGMISGAVVVGVWGNVDVLSDFLYEIVPGFVACLAVAYVVSLMGPRPAADEAIQAEFDEMSKWADTLKV, encoded by the coding sequence ATGTCCGAACAGACCTATCAGCTGATCGCGATCGGGGTGTACTTCGCCCTCATGCTCGGCATCGGCTTCTACGCCTACCGACAGACGAGCGACCTCGGCGACTACATGCTGGCCGGGCGCAATCTCCCACCGGGTGTCGCCGCCCTCTCCGCCGGAGCCTCGGACATGTCCGGCTGGCTGCTGATGGGCCTGCCCGGCGCCATCTATGCCACCGGCCTGGTGGAGGCGTGGATCGCCATCGGCCTGACGGTCGGTGCCTACCTGAACTGGAAGTTCGTCGCTCCGAGACTGCGCTCCTACACCGAGGTCTCCAACAACTCCATCACCGTGCCGAGCTTCCTGGAGAACAGGTTCAAGGACCACAGCCACGCCCTGCGACTCACGGCCGGCATCATCATCCTGGTCTTCTTCACGTTCTATGTCTCCTCCGGCATGGTCGCCGGTGGCGTGTTCTTCGAGTCCTCCTTCAACAGCAACTATCTGACGGGCATGCTGCTCGTCGCGGGGGTCACCCTCCTCTACACCCTGTTCGGCGGATTCCTCGGGGCATCGCTCACCGACGTGGCCCAGGGCCTGCTGATGCTGGCAGCACTGATCCTCGTGCCGATCGTCACGATCTTCTCGATGGGTGGCTTCGGCGAGGTCTTCTCCAGCATCGACGCGGCCGACGCGGCGTTCAACGCCACGGTCAGCGACCCCGCCGACGAGCTCAACCGCACCTCGCTGCTGTTCGGCGGCACCCTGCTGGGCATCATCTCGGCTGCTGCGTGGGGTCTGGGATATTTTGGCCAGCCGCACATCATCGTGCGGTTCATGGCGCTGCGCTCGGCCGCGGACGCGAAGGCCGGACGCCGCATCGGCATCAGCTGGATGGTGCTGGTCGCCTGTGGTGCCATCGTCACCGGCCTGATCGGTGTCGGCTACTTCTACACCTCTGGTGAGGAGCTGGCCAACCCCGAGACCGTCTTCCTGCGGCTGTCCCAGATCATGTTCCATCCGATCATTGCCGGGTTCGTGCTGGCCGCGGTGCTCGCCGCCATCATGTCGACCCTGTCGTCCCAGCTGATCGTGTGCTCCTCGGCACTGGTCGAGGACATCTGGAAGATCTTCGGCAAGGAGGCGACCGCCGCCCAGCAGGTCATGCTCGGCCGGCTCGGGGTGCTCGCCGTCGCGGTCATCGCCGGGTTGTTGGCAATCGACCCACAGTCCAACATCCTGGGGTTGGTCGGGTTCGCCTGGGCCGGCTTCGGGGCCGCGTTCGGGCCGGTCATCCTGTTGTCGCTGTTCTGGCGCCGGCTCACCTCGATGGGTGCCCTGTGCGGCATGATCTCCGGTGCCGTGGTGGTCGGCGTCTGGGGCAACGTCGACGTCCTGAGCGACTTCCTCTACGAGATCGTGCCGGGCTTCGTCGCGTGCCTGGCGGTTGCCTACGTCGTCTCCCTGATGGGTCCCCGCCCGGCCGCGGACGAGGCCATCCAGGCCGAGTTCGACGAGATGTCGAAGTGGGCGGACACGCTGAAGGTCTGA
- a CDS encoding ArsR/SmtB family transcription factor, producing MVNQQVDTTVFAALGDPRRALIVDLLAQRDRTVSELAAQLPISLPGTLKHLAVLESAGLVSRTKAGRTVTVHLQRAPLQSAEDWLHRTRTFWAAQLGNLANSFAPEPSPTPPKETP from the coding sequence ATGGTTAACCAACAGGTCGACACGACCGTCTTCGCGGCGCTCGGCGACCCGCGGCGGGCACTCATCGTCGACCTCCTCGCGCAACGCGACCGCACCGTGTCCGAGCTCGCTGCCCAGCTGCCGATCTCACTGCCGGGCACCCTCAAACACCTCGCCGTCCTCGAGTCCGCCGGGCTGGTGAGCCGCACCAAGGCGGGGCGGACGGTCACGGTGCACCTGCAGCGCGCACCCCTGCAGTCCGCCGAGGACTGGCTGCACCGCACGCGCACCTTCTGGGCCGCACAACTGGGCAACCTGGCCAATTCCTTTGCGCCGGAGCCCTCCCCGACCCCACCCAAGGAGACGCCATGA
- a CDS encoding DEAD/DEAH box helicase — protein sequence MTTSSTLTDLLPPGGTHPDPDALYESFAGWAQERGTALYPHQEEAVIELLSGANVILATPTGSGKSLVATAAHFQALAEDRVSFYTAPIKALVSEKFFALCQIFGADNVGMLTGDAAVNADAPIICCTAEILANIALREGDQADVGLVIMDEFHFYAEPDRGWAWQVPLLEFPNAQFLLMSATLGDVTRFVDDISRRTGRETALVDDAERPVPLSFSWAITPITETITELLETHQAPVYIVHFTQKDALDRAQSLMSLKIATREEKDKIAERIGAFRFTAGFGRTLSKLVRNGIGVHHAGMLPRYRRLVEQLAQDGLLKVICGTDTLGVGINVPIRTVLFTGLTKFDGTRQRVLRTREFHQIAGRAGRAGFDTSGYVVVQAPEHHIDNLRALAKAGDDPKKQRKVQRKKPPEGFVSWTEETYDKLMNGEPESLVSRMRVDHSMILNVVARQGDPFVNLRRLLRDNHEDPRNQARLSRKAIVLARSLLDSGVLERLPEPQDSGRQVILSAGVQENFALNQPLAPFAVAALDVLEKEDPAYALDVVSVIEAVLENPRQVLYAQQSKAKGEAIAEMKADGIEYEQRMEALEDVTWPMPLVELLEGTLEIYRQSHPWVSEDALSPKTVVRDMYERAMSFTEFVGFYQLTRSEGIVLRYLTDAYRTLRNTVPDSAKTEELEDLIHWLGETIRQTDSSLLDEWEALTDPDQVAAAAARVAAGVPLAPSRPITGNERAFRVMVRNAIFRRVELAARDVFIDLAELERAVAELTEPPREPLMSADDWDRALEAYWDEHDEIGLGPDARGPAMLSITPERGPQPGVREVPGVATSGPEEVRLWQVRQTLADPDGNNDWIIEAVCDLDASDEVGEPVLLASAMRRL from the coding sequence ATGACCACTTCCAGCACCCTCACCGACCTGCTGCCCCCCGGGGGCACCCACCCCGACCCGGATGCGCTCTACGAGAGTTTCGCGGGGTGGGCGCAGGAGCGGGGGACCGCCCTCTATCCGCACCAGGAGGAGGCGGTCATCGAGCTGCTCTCCGGGGCGAATGTCATCCTCGCCACGCCGACCGGCTCGGGCAAGAGCCTGGTCGCCACGGCGGCGCACTTCCAGGCGCTCGCCGAGGACCGGGTGAGCTTCTACACCGCACCGATCAAGGCGCTGGTCAGCGAGAAGTTCTTCGCCCTCTGCCAGATCTTCGGCGCCGACAACGTCGGGATGCTCACCGGCGACGCGGCCGTCAACGCGGACGCTCCGATCATCTGCTGCACCGCCGAGATCCTCGCCAACATCGCTCTGCGAGAGGGTGACCAGGCCGATGTCGGGCTGGTCATCATGGACGAGTTCCACTTCTATGCCGAGCCGGACCGCGGCTGGGCCTGGCAGGTGCCGCTCCTGGAGTTTCCCAACGCTCAGTTCCTGCTGATGTCGGCCACGCTCGGTGACGTGACCCGGTTCGTCGACGACATCTCGCGGCGCACCGGTCGCGAGACCGCGCTCGTTGACGACGCCGAGCGGCCCGTGCCGCTGAGCTTCAGCTGGGCGATCACGCCGATCACCGAGACCATCACCGAGCTGCTCGAGACGCACCAGGCGCCGGTCTATATCGTCCACTTCACCCAGAAGGACGCCCTCGATCGCGCCCAGTCGCTGATGTCGCTGAAGATCGCCACGCGCGAGGAGAAGGACAAGATCGCCGAGCGGATCGGGGCCTTCCGATTCACGGCCGGCTTTGGGCGGACCCTGTCCAAACTGGTGCGCAACGGCATCGGGGTGCACCACGCCGGGATGCTCCCGCGCTATCGACGCCTCGTCGAGCAGCTCGCCCAGGACGGTCTGCTCAAGGTGATCTGTGGCACCGACACCCTCGGGGTCGGCATCAACGTGCCGATCCGCACCGTCCTGTTCACCGGCCTGACCAAGTTTGACGGGACCCGCCAGCGGGTCCTGCGCACCCGCGAGTTCCACCAGATCGCCGGTCGGGCGGGCCGAGCCGGCTTCGACACCAGCGGCTATGTCGTGGTGCAGGCACCGGAGCACCACATCGACAACCTGCGTGCTCTGGCCAAGGCCGGTGACGACCCGAAGAAGCAGCGCAAGGTGCAGCGCAAGAAGCCGCCGGAGGGTTTCGTCAGCTGGACCGAGGAGACCTACGACAAGCTCATGAACGGCGAGCCTGAGTCGCTCGTCTCGCGCATGCGCGTCGACCACTCGATGATCCTCAACGTGGTTGCCAGACAAGGGGACCCGTTCGTCAACCTGCGCAGGCTGCTGCGCGACAATCACGAGGACCCCCGCAACCAGGCCCGGTTGTCCCGCAAGGCGATCGTGCTGGCTCGCAGCCTGCTCGACAGCGGTGTGCTGGAACGACTTCCGGAGCCGCAGGACAGTGGCCGGCAGGTCATTCTCTCGGCCGGCGTGCAGGAGAACTTTGCCCTCAACCAACCCCTGGCCCCCTTTGCTGTCGCCGCCCTGGACGTGCTGGAGAAGGAGGATCCGGCATACGCCCTGGATGTTGTCTCGGTGATCGAGGCCGTCCTAGAGAACCCGCGTCAGGTGCTCTATGCCCAGCAGTCCAAGGCCAAGGGCGAGGCCATCGCGGAGATGAAGGCCGACGGCATCGAGTATGAGCAGCGGATGGAGGCCCTGGAGGACGTCACCTGGCCGATGCCCCTGGTCGAGCTGCTCGAGGGGACCCTGGAGATCTATCGCCAGTCGCACCCGTGGGTCAGCGAGGACGCGCTCAGCCCCAAGACCGTCGTGCGGGACATGTATGAACGGGCGATGAGCTTCACCGAGTTCGTCGGTTTCTATCAGCTCACCCGATCCGAGGGGATTGTGCTGCGCTATCTCACCGACGCCTATCGCACGCTGCGCAACACCGTGCCGGACAGCGCCAAGACCGAGGAGCTGGAGGACCTGATCCACTGGCTCGGGGAGACCATCCGCCAGACCGACTCCAGCCTGCTCGATGAGTGGGAGGCGCTCACCGACCCCGACCAGGTTGCTGCTGCGGCGGCTCGGGTCGCTGCCGGTGTCCCGCTCGCACCGAGCCGTCCGATCACCGGCAACGAGCGGGCCTTCCGCGTCATGGTCCGCAACGCGATCTTCCGACGGGTCGAGCTGGCCGCGCGGGACGTCTTCATCGACCTCGCGGAGCTGGAGCGGGCCGTCGCCGAGCTCACCGAGCCGCCCCGTGAGCCGCTGATGAGCGCCGACGACTGGGACCGTGCCCTCGAGGCCTATTGGGACGAGCACGACGAGATCGGACTCGGTCCGGACGCCCGCGGCCCGGCGATGCTGTCCATCACGCCCGAGCGGGGGCCGCAGCCGGGCGTGCGCGAGGTCCCGGGTGTCGCCACGAGTGGACCCGAGGAAGTCCGGTTGTGGCAGGTGCGGCAGACCCTCGCCGACCCGGACGGCAACAACGACTGGATCATTGAGGCGGTCTGCGACCTGGACGCCTCCGACGAGGTGGGCGAGCCGGTGCTGCTCGCGTCGGCCATGCGCCGACTCTGA
- a CDS encoding S8 family serine peptidase: MTHRPRARTALSGVVAAALVATAAAGVASAAPDHDDPSATAESSPAGTSSLRNGPGAPTTDQANGTVHRLTLITGDVVTVTEHADGTTTADVKQPAGSAGGFQMLTVDGQLQVLPDAARALVAAGSLDADLFNVTALIEQGIGADGPGTTPVIVQFRDGASPASVGQSLGTPTAQLESLNAVALQAEPDAAQELWQSLTAGEGQLAPGISAVHLDGQVEASLADSVPQIGTPEAWERGVDGTGVTVSVLDTGVDLSHPDLADVVVDTESFVPGEDITDVHGHGTHVTSTVAGSGAQSDGAQTGVAPGADVIVGKVLGNDGFGQESWVIDGMEWAAEHSDVVNMSLGSQEPSDGTDPMALALEAISEETDTLFVVAAGNLGRVGGIGSPAAAEAALTVGAVDGNDLRAGFQDMGPRLGDALVKPDLTAPGVDVLAARSQDSAGEGWYTSMNGTSMATPHVAGAAAIVLQQFPDLGAPQLKETLMSSAVALEGEGPFQVGAGRVDVPAALDAQVTATGSVSFGYFDWPHEGDEPVTREITYTNTGDEDATLGLRADGSDATGGDLPAGVLELSTTEVTVPAGGQASIEATVDPELVTSGTTFSGYVVASAGEEDVVRTGWGVVKEEERYDLTLRATDLDGSPGTAYVILQGRDTEWPSQIEVQGETTLRLPSGTYAAMSFLDVSAAPDEPGVALVGDPQVELTGDTVLELDARNASEITVDVPEDGVEPEHLRMEFSIDAGTTPLVGSYDIPTYVDHLYAQPMEGITDGDFEYLTRWRLRTPFISVTEGDQALDVTGLGGSALPTEETTLDAVYAGTGTASELEEVDAGGKAVVITRDQSLDPVEIAAGVEAAGAAALVIVNDEPGEFAVSVGWDPTLSIPAAGISGVEGEGLISRIIEGGVQLTVGGGADSPVLYDLVDPHVGRIPADLAYAPTEDDLARIDSEYHGAQERDAGEFRYDFRPHTFAGVGFPQVMNTSFERTEWVSAQEGTSWYQDVTITEGQWNERGIRQGYEPGSSTTESWFAAVVQPRLGEGYWTPNRQGDMLQVNLPSWAGDEPTHTGGMGDYTGDDDQTIRWYQGDTLLAESVGWQSSWIEGASNERTQYRVTNDVGRAASWGTSPSSSTEWTFWTEFPEDWSTLLPFVQVDFVVETDLTGTTVSAPHDTIGLTAWQLPDTALAGEITEGTLEISYDQGATWTELELTGEAGDWAAEVTYPEGVETASLRATAVDSEGNSVSQEVVDAYLIPEFEPEPEPGPVEIERVAGENRYETAALIAGEYPDGVNTVYIMTGQTFADALTGAAPASEGRIPGTVNMFTADGSPAPALLVKADQVPSATRAALEAIDPDHLVILGGEEAISADVEDELATWGEVDRVAGQDRYETATLLSQMYPTGLDRVYVASGEDDSFADSLAGSALAGHEGVPVLLTQSDHVPATLAQALDRLDAGEVVVLGGPLAVTDEVMDQLGAERRLAGEDRYDTAAVISAQHPAEAQGTFVATGELWPDALTGSALAAHRGVPVNLTKSAHLPNVTADELERLTPGSVTVLGGPIAVAEQVIEEITGLLNGE, from the coding sequence ATGACCCACCGACCACGCGCGAGGACAGCGCTGTCCGGCGTCGTCGCCGCCGCCCTGGTGGCGACGGCTGCCGCCGGCGTCGCTTCTGCGGCGCCCGACCACGATGACCCCTCCGCGACCGCTGAGTCGTCGCCGGCCGGGACATCGAGCCTACGCAACGGCCCTGGCGCGCCGACAACGGACCAGGCCAACGGCACGGTGCACCGGCTCACCCTGATCACCGGAGACGTCGTCACCGTCACCGAGCATGCCGACGGCACCACGACCGCTGACGTGAAGCAGCCGGCCGGCAGCGCCGGTGGCTTCCAGATGCTGACCGTGGACGGGCAGTTGCAGGTGCTGCCCGACGCCGCGCGGGCACTCGTGGCCGCTGGCTCCCTCGACGCCGACCTGTTCAACGTCACTGCCCTCATCGAGCAGGGCATCGGCGCGGACGGCCCCGGCACGACTCCGGTCATCGTGCAGTTCCGGGACGGCGCGTCTCCCGCGTCCGTCGGTCAGTCCCTGGGCACCCCCACCGCGCAACTGGAGAGCCTCAACGCCGTCGCGTTGCAGGCTGAGCCGGACGCGGCCCAGGAGCTGTGGCAGTCCCTCACGGCGGGTGAGGGTCAGTTGGCCCCGGGCATCAGCGCGGTCCACCTGGATGGTCAGGTCGAGGCATCCCTCGCCGACAGTGTCCCCCAGATCGGTACGCCAGAGGCCTGGGAGCGCGGCGTGGACGGCACCGGCGTCACCGTCTCTGTCCTGGACACTGGTGTCGACCTGAGCCACCCGGACCTGGCTGATGTCGTCGTCGACACCGAGAGCTTCGTGCCGGGCGAGGACATCACCGACGTCCACGGCCACGGCACCCACGTCACCTCCACGGTGGCCGGCTCCGGTGCGCAGTCTGACGGTGCCCAGACCGGCGTCGCCCCAGGGGCCGACGTGATCGTCGGCAAGGTGCTCGGCAACGACGGCTTCGGACAGGAGTCGTGGGTCATTGACGGCATGGAGTGGGCTGCTGAGCACTCCGATGTGGTCAACATGAGCCTGGGGAGCCAGGAGCCCAGCGACGGCACGGACCCGATGGCGCTGGCCCTTGAGGCCATCTCCGAGGAGACCGACACGCTGTTCGTTGTCGCCGCAGGCAACCTCGGGCGGGTCGGTGGCATCGGCTCGCCCGCCGCTGCGGAGGCCGCCCTCACGGTCGGTGCCGTCGACGGCAACGACCTGCGCGCCGGCTTCCAGGACATGGGCCCACGCCTGGGCGATGCCCTGGTCAAGCCGGACCTCACGGCCCCCGGTGTCGACGTGCTGGCGGCCCGCTCCCAGGACAGCGCCGGTGAGGGTTGGTACACCTCGATGAACGGCACGTCCATGGCAACCCCCCACGTGGCCGGCGCCGCGGCGATCGTGCTGCAGCAGTTCCCGGACCTGGGTGCTCCGCAGCTCAAGGAGACACTGATGTCCTCCGCGGTGGCTCTGGAGGGCGAGGGCCCGTTCCAGGTCGGCGCGGGCCGGGTCGACGTCCCGGCTGCGCTGGATGCCCAGGTCACTGCCACCGGATCGGTGTCCTTCGGCTACTTCGACTGGCCCCACGAGGGTGACGAGCCCGTCACGCGGGAGATCACCTACACCAACACCGGTGACGAGGACGCGACCCTGGGCCTGCGCGCGGACGGCAGTGACGCCACCGGGGGCGACCTGCCCGCGGGTGTCCTGGAGCTCTCCACCACCGAGGTCACCGTCCCGGCCGGAGGCCAGGCGAGCATCGAGGCCACGGTCGACCCGGAGCTTGTCACTTCCGGCACCACCTTCTCCGGGTATGTCGTCGCCTCCGCCGGTGAGGAGGACGTCGTGCGCACGGGCTGGGGCGTCGTCAAGGAGGAGGAGCGCTATGACCTGACGTTGCGCGCCACCGACCTCGACGGCTCGCCCGGGACGGCCTACGTGATCCTGCAGGGCCGCGACACGGAATGGCCCTCGCAGATCGAGGTCCAGGGTGAGACCACCCTGCGTCTGCCGTCCGGCACCTACGCGGCGATGTCCTTCCTGGATGTCAGTGCCGCCCCGGACGAGCCCGGTGTCGCCCTCGTGGGTGACCCGCAGGTCGAGCTGACCGGTGACACAGTCCTCGAGCTGGATGCCCGCAATGCCTCCGAGATCACCGTCGACGTCCCCGAGGACGGCGTGGAGCCCGAGCACCTCCGTATGGAGTTCAGCATTGATGCCGGCACCACCCCGCTCGTGGGGTCCTACGACATCCCGACCTACGTCGACCACCTCTACGCCCAGCCGATGGAGGGCATCACCGACGGGGACTTCGAGTACCTCACCCGCTGGCGCCTGCGGACGCCGTTCATCAGCGTGACTGAGGGTGATCAGGCCCTCGATGTCACCGGCCTGGGCGGTAGTGCCCTCCCCACCGAGGAGACGACTCTCGATGCCGTGTATGCGGGCACCGGGACCGCGAGCGAGCTGGAGGAGGTCGACGCCGGGGGCAAGGCGGTGGTCATCACCCGGGACCAGTCACTGGACCCGGTGGAGATCGCCGCCGGCGTCGAGGCGGCCGGCGCCGCTGCGCTGGTGATCGTCAACGACGAGCCGGGCGAGTTCGCGGTCTCCGTGGGCTGGGACCCGACCCTGTCGATCCCCGCTGCGGGGATCAGCGGCGTCGAGGGCGAGGGCCTGATCTCGCGCATCATCGAGGGCGGTGTCCAGCTGACCGTCGGCGGTGGCGCGGACAGCCCGGTCCTCTACGACCTGGTGGACCCCCATGTGGGCAGGATCCCCGCGGACCTGGCCTACGCCCCGACCGAGGACGACCTCGCGCGGATCGACTCGGAATACCACGGTGCCCAGGAGCGCGACGCGGGTGAGTTCCGCTACGACTTCCGGCCGCACACCTTCGCTGGTGTCGGGTTCCCCCAGGTCATGAACACATCCTTCGAGCGCACCGAGTGGGTCTCGGCCCAGGAGGGCACCTCGTGGTACCAGGACGTGACGATCACTGAGGGCCAGTGGAACGAGCGGGGCATCAGGCAGGGATATGAGCCGGGCAGCAGCACCACCGAGTCCTGGTTCGCCGCCGTCGTCCAGCCCCGGCTGGGCGAGGGCTACTGGACCCCCAACCGGCAGGGCGACATGCTGCAGGTGAACCTGCCCAGCTGGGCCGGCGACGAGCCCACCCATACGGGCGGGATGGGCGACTACACCGGTGATGACGATCAGACGATCCGCTGGTATCAGGGCGACACGCTCCTGGCGGAGTCCGTGGGGTGGCAGAGCTCCTGGATCGAGGGCGCCTCGAACGAGCGCACGCAGTACCGCGTCACCAACGACGTGGGGCGCGCCGCGTCGTGGGGCACCAGCCCCTCGAGCAGCACGGAGTGGACGTTCTGGACCGAGTTCCCCGAGGACTGGAGCACGCTCCTGCCCTTCGTGCAGGTCGACTTCGTGGTCGAGACGGACCTGACGGGCACCACGGTGTCGGCCCCGCACGACACCATCGGGCTGACCGCCTGGCAGCTGCCAGACACTGCCCTGGCCGGAGAGATCACCGAGGGCACACTGGAGATCTCCTACGACCAGGGAGCCACCTGGACCGAGCTCGAGCTCACCGGAGAGGCTGGTGACTGGGCAGCTGAGGTCACCTACCCCGAGGGCGTCGAGACGGCATCCCTGCGGGCCACCGCGGTGGACTCCGAGGGCAACTCGGTGAGCCAGGAGGTCGTCGATGCCTATCTGATCCCCGAGTTCGAGCCGGAGCCCGAGCCCGGGCCGGTGGAGATCGAGCGGGTCGCCGGTGAGAACCGGTACGAGACAGCGGCGCTCATCGCCGGGGAGTACCCCGACGGTGTCAACACGGTCTACATCATGACCGGTCAGACCTTCGCCGACGCACTGACCGGTGCCGCCCCGGCCAGCGAGGGACGCATCCCCGGCACGGTGAACATGTTCACCGCCGACGGGTCCCCGGCGCCGGCCCTACTGGTCAAGGCCGACCAGGTGCCGTCCGCGACCCGTGCCGCACTGGAGGCGATCGACCCCGACCACCTGGTCATCCTCGGTGGCGAGGAGGCGATCTCGGCTGACGTCGAGGACGAGCTCGCGACCTGGGGCGAGGTCGACCGCGTGGCCGGGCAGGACCGCTACGAGACGGCCACGCTGCTCTCGCAGATGTATCCGACCGGTCTGGACCGGGTCTATGTCGCCAGTGGTGAGGACGACTCCTTCGCCGACTCGCTGGCCGGCTCAGCACTGGCCGGGCACGAGGGTGTGCCGGTCCTGCTCACCCAGAGCGATCATGTGCCTGCGACGCTCGCACAGGCGCTGGATCGCCTGGATGCCGGTGAGGTCGTGGTCCTGGGCGGCCCGCTCGCGGTCACCGACGAGGTCATGGACCAACTCGGTGCGGAGCGCCGGCTCGCTGGCGAGGACCGCTACGACACCGCAGCGGTGATCTCGGCGCAGCACCCGGCCGAGGCGCAGGGCACCTTCGTCGCGACGGGCGAGTTGTGGCCGGACGCCCTCACCGGGTCTGCACTGGCCGCCCACCGGGGTGTCCCGGTGAACCTGACCAAGAGCGCCCACCTGCCGAACGTCACTGCCGACGAGCTCGAGCGGCTGACCCCCGGCAGCGTCACGGTCCTCGGCGGTCCGATCGCGGTCGCCGAGCAGGTGATCGAGGAGATCACCGGGCTGCTCAACGGCGAGTAA
- a CDS encoding SRPBCC family protein, which yields MTQELVITQHVPAQPHEVYAAWLTPEGMSRWWWVKIGDTTYAVDGRVGGSYLVESQGAGIGVRGTFTRLEAPTLLELTWTWLDGDTAGPEESVRVDLTEQGGGTLVTVTHLVADPDGVESYRQGWEYVLGNLQRLPQSSITLTQLVPADPGQAYAAWLSPELLSTWWWPGMDTTYAVDPQVGGSFAIRSGETGLGATGTYRELVEAARIVMTWRWESPGPAAPEDIVTVTFAEDDGGTLVTLVHEFATASVDTTNPVRGWREVLASLADRRDA from the coding sequence ATGACGCAGGAACTCGTGATCACCCAACACGTCCCGGCCCAGCCCCACGAGGTGTATGCCGCATGGCTGACTCCCGAGGGCATGTCCCGGTGGTGGTGGGTCAAGATCGGCGACACCACGTACGCGGTGGACGGCCGAGTCGGGGGCAGTTACCTCGTCGAGTCGCAGGGCGCCGGCATAGGGGTCAGGGGGACGTTCACCCGACTCGAGGCACCCACGCTCCTGGAGCTCACCTGGACCTGGCTGGATGGGGACACCGCGGGCCCGGAGGAGTCGGTGCGCGTTGACCTCACCGAGCAGGGCGGCGGCACTCTGGTCACGGTGACCCACCTGGTGGCCGACCCGGACGGGGTCGAGTCCTACCGCCAGGGCTGGGAGTATGTGCTGGGCAACCTCCAGCGGCTGCCGCAGTCATCGATCACCCTCACCCAGCTGGTGCCCGCCGACCCCGGGCAGGCGTATGCCGCGTGGCTCAGTCCCGAGCTGCTGTCCACCTGGTGGTGGCCCGGGATGGACACGACCTATGCGGTCGACCCGCAGGTCGGCGGCAGTTTCGCGATCCGCTCGGGGGAGACGGGGCTCGGCGCCACCGGGACCTACCGCGAGCTGGTCGAGGCCGCGCGCATCGTGATGACCTGGCGCTGGGAATCACCCGGCCCCGCAGCACCGGAGGACATCGTGACGGTGACATTTGCCGAGGATGACGGCGGCACCCTGGTCACGCTCGTGCACGAGTTCGCCACGGCCTCCGTCGACACCACGAACCCCGTGCGCGGGTGGCGCGAGGTGCTGGCGTCCCTGGCCGATCGCCGCGACGCGTGA